A window of Candidatus Pantoea floridensis contains these coding sequences:
- the bioA gene encoding adenosylmethionine--8-amino-7-oxononanoate transaminase, whose amino-acid sequence MFTQDDLNFDRQHIWHPYTSMRDPLPCYPVVAAHGCQLQLADGRELVDGMSSWWAAIHGYNHPRLNQALQQQMAQMSHVMFGGITHPAAVELSRQLIAMTPEALECVFLADSGSIAVEVSMKMALQYWLGRNQTRQKFLTLKRGYHGDTFAAMSVCDPQNSMHSLWRGYLPEHLFADAPQCAFDAEWNEADFADFAQLAETHHRDIAAVILEPIVQGAGGMRFYHPRYLQQVRELCDRYGLLLIADEIATGFGRSGKLFACDHAGITPDILCLGKALTGGTLTLSATLTTREVADTISRSAAGCFMHGPTFMGNPLACAVAVESLAMINEGHWMTQVPHIEQQLRAELLPLRSHHAVADARVLGAIGVIETHKPVNMAALQQFFVQCGVWIRPFGRLIYLMPPYLISTAELTQLTRAVSAALDVAAHFHHD is encoded by the coding sequence ATGTTCACTCAGGACGACCTCAACTTTGACCGCCAGCATATCTGGCATCCCTATACGTCGATGCGCGATCCCCTGCCCTGTTATCCGGTGGTGGCAGCGCACGGCTGCCAGCTACAGCTGGCCGATGGACGTGAACTGGTGGATGGCATGTCGTCATGGTGGGCAGCGATTCACGGCTATAATCATCCGCGTCTTAACCAGGCACTGCAGCAGCAAATGGCGCAGATGTCGCACGTGATGTTTGGCGGGATTACGCATCCGGCAGCAGTTGAGCTAAGCCGCCAGCTGATTGCCATGACGCCCGAGGCGCTTGAGTGCGTATTTCTTGCTGATTCCGGTTCGATCGCTGTCGAAGTGTCGATGAAAATGGCTCTGCAATACTGGCTGGGACGTAATCAAACGCGACAGAAATTCCTCACGCTGAAACGCGGTTATCATGGCGACACCTTTGCCGCGATGTCGGTGTGCGATCCGCAAAACTCCATGCACAGCCTGTGGCGTGGCTATTTGCCGGAGCACCTGTTTGCCGACGCGCCGCAGTGCGCATTCGATGCTGAGTGGAATGAGGCCGATTTCGCCGATTTCGCGCAGCTGGCCGAAACCCATCATCGTGACATCGCGGCGGTCATTCTGGAGCCGATTGTGCAAGGCGCAGGCGGCATGCGCTTCTATCACCCGCGTTATCTGCAGCAGGTCCGTGAGCTGTGCGATCGCTACGGTTTATTGCTGATTGCCGATGAGATCGCCACCGGCTTTGGCCGCAGCGGCAAGCTATTTGCCTGCGACCATGCGGGTATCACGCCGGACATTCTCTGCCTCGGCAAAGCGCTGACCGGGGGCACTCTGACGCTATCCGCTACGCTCACTACGCGTGAAGTCGCCGATACCATCAGCCGCAGCGCGGCAGGCTGCTTTATGCATGGCCCAACCTTTATGGGCAACCCGCTGGCCTGCGCGGTGGCGGTGGAAAGTCTGGCGATGATTAATGAAGGTCACTGGATGACACAGGTGCCCCACATTGAACAGCAGTTACGCGCGGAACTGTTGCCGCTGCGCAGTCATCACGCGGTAGCCGATGCCCGCGTGCTGGGGGCGATTGGCGTGATCGAAACGCATAAGCCGGTGAACATGGCGGCGCTGCAACAGTTCTTTGTGCAATGTGGGGTGTGGATCCGTCCGTTTGGCCGTTTGATTTATCTGATGCCACCTTATCTGATTTCTACCGCCGAGCTGACGCAGCTCACACGGGCGGTCAGCGCGGCACTGGATGTTGCGGCGCATTTCCACCATGATTGA
- a CDS encoding kinase inhibitor, producing MRVFSQDFNDGDKMPERHVFNGMGYQGDNLSPHLAWDDVPAGTKSFVVTCYDPDAPTGSGWWHWVVANIPAEVTVLPQGAGSGVAELPESAIQTRTDFGQSGYGGAAPPQGESHRYIFTVHALDTDKIEVDEGASGAMVGFNVHFHALASASITVKYA from the coding sequence ATGCGTGTATTCAGCCAGGATTTTAACGATGGCGATAAGATGCCAGAGCGGCACGTTTTCAATGGGATGGGTTATCAGGGCGACAATTTGTCACCGCATCTGGCATGGGATGATGTCCCGGCGGGCACCAAAAGCTTTGTCGTGACCTGCTACGATCCCGACGCGCCAACGGGCTCCGGCTGGTGGCACTGGGTGGTAGCGAACATTCCCGCCGAAGTAACCGTACTGCCGCAAGGTGCCGGTTCTGGCGTGGCGGAACTGCCAGAAAGCGCCATTCAGACACGCACCGATTTTGGCCAAAGCGGCTATGGCGGCGCCGCTCCACCGCAGGGCGAATCGCATCGCTACATCTTTACGGTGCATGCGCTGGATACGGACAAGATTGAGGTGGATGAAGGTGCGAGTGGCGCGATGGTTGGTTTTAACGTGCATTTTCATGCGCTAGCCAGCGCGTCGATTACGGTGAAATACGCATAA
- the pgl gene encoding 6-phosphogluconolactonase: MKQVVYTASPESQQIHAWQLQEDGALTLLQVTDVAGQVQPMVVSPKKDFLYVGARPNFRVLAFRIAADGTLSLAGEAPLPGSPTHISTDRHGNYLFCGSYNDACVSVSPIGSDGLPQAPSHVINGLDGCHSANIDLNNQTLFVPALKQDRICLYQLNADGTLAPREQAQVTTVEGAGPRHMAFHPNGAYGYVVNELDSTVDVWALNNVHGQVERVQSLDMMPPDFSDTRWAADIHITPDGRFLYACDRTSSTITVFSISEDGAVLAIEGFQPTETQPRGFNIDHSGQYLVAAGQKSHHIEVYKIQERGLLHPLARYAVGQGPMWVVIHQL, translated from the coding sequence ATGAAACAAGTCGTGTATACCGCCAGTCCCGAGAGCCAGCAGATCCACGCCTGGCAGTTACAGGAAGATGGCGCACTGACGTTATTGCAGGTAACGGATGTTGCCGGGCAGGTGCAGCCGATGGTGGTGAGCCCGAAAAAAGATTTTCTCTATGTCGGTGCTCGTCCGAATTTTCGTGTACTGGCGTTCCGCATTGCGGCCGACGGTACGTTGAGCCTGGCCGGCGAAGCGCCGCTGCCGGGCAGCCCAACGCACATCTCCACCGATCGTCACGGCAACTATCTGTTCTGCGGCTCGTATAACGATGCCTGCGTCAGCGTCAGCCCAATTGGTAGCGATGGCTTGCCGCAGGCACCAAGCCATGTGATTAACGGTTTAGACGGCTGCCATTCAGCAAATATTGACCTGAACAACCAAACGCTGTTCGTACCGGCACTGAAGCAGGATCGCATCTGCCTGTATCAGCTGAATGCCGATGGAACGCTGGCGCCGCGTGAACAAGCGCAGGTCACCACCGTTGAAGGTGCGGGTCCGCGGCATATGGCGTTCCACCCGAACGGTGCCTACGGTTACGTGGTCAATGAGTTGGATAGCACGGTGGATGTCTGGGCATTAAACAACGTACACGGCCAGGTCGAGCGCGTGCAGAGCCTTGATATGATGCCGCCAGACTTCAGCGACACGCGGTGGGCCGCCGATATTCACATTACGCCAGATGGCCGTTTCCTTTATGCCTGCGACCGTACCAGCAGCACCATTACCGTGTTCAGCATCAGTGAAGATGGTGCCGTGCTGGCGATTGAAGGTTTCCAGCCAACGGAAACGCAGCCACGCGGTTTCAACATTGACCATAGCGGACAATATCTGGTCGCGGCAGGGCAGAAATCGCACCATATCGAAGTGTATAAAATCCAGGAGCGCGGCCTGCTGCATCCGCTGGCGCGTTACGCGGTAGGACAAGGTCCGATGTGGGTCGTCATCCACCAACTGTGA
- a CDS encoding pyridoxal phosphatase, giving the protein MSYRVIALDLDGTLLTPNKTILPESIEALSRAQQAGVKVLIVTGRHHCAIHPFYQALKLDTPAICCNGTYLYDYSAKRVLAADPLDKSKAARVIEMLDEENIHGLLYVDDAMLYHTPTGHVTRTLNWAQSLPEAQRPLFLQVPSLAQAAIEAKSIWKFALSHPDTRALQQFAERTEAELGLACEWSWHDQVDIAQAGNSKGKRLAQWVESQGFSMQDVLAFGDNYNDLSMLEQVGLGVAMGNADDAIKARAKKVIGTNVEPGIAEVINQEIL; this is encoded by the coding sequence ATGAGCTACCGCGTAATCGCCCTTGACCTCGACGGCACCCTGCTGACCCCGAATAAAACCATTCTGCCAGAATCCATTGAAGCGCTGTCCCGCGCGCAACAGGCGGGCGTCAAAGTGCTGATCGTTACCGGTCGCCACCACTGCGCTATCCACCCTTTTTATCAGGCACTTAAGCTGGATACACCCGCAATCTGCTGTAATGGCACCTATTTGTATGATTATTCGGCGAAGAGGGTGCTGGCTGCCGATCCGCTGGATAAAAGCAAAGCTGCGCGTGTGATTGAGATGCTGGATGAAGAGAATATTCACGGCTTGCTGTATGTCGATGACGCGATGCTGTATCACACGCCAACTGGCCACGTAACGCGTACGCTGAACTGGGCGCAGTCACTGCCGGAAGCGCAGCGCCCGCTGTTCCTGCAGGTGCCAAGCCTGGCGCAGGCCGCCATTGAAGCCAAATCGATCTGGAAATTTGCGCTGTCGCACCCCGATACGCGCGCACTGCAGCAGTTTGCCGAGCGCACCGAAGCCGAACTCGGTCTGGCGTGCGAATGGTCGTGGCACGATCAGGTGGATATCGCGCAGGCAGGAAACAGTAAAGGCAAGCGCCTCGCTCAGTGGGTGGAGAGCCAGGGCTTCAGCATGCAAGACGTGCTGGCGTTTGGCGACAACTATAACGATCTCAGCATGCTGGAACAGGTGGGATTAGGTGTGGCGATGGGCAATGCCGATGACGCGATCAAAGCGCGCGCCAAAAAGGTGATTGGTACCAATGTGGAACCGGGCATCGCTGAAGTGATCAACCAGGAAATCCTGTAA
- the modC gene encoding molybdenum ABC transporter ATP-binding protein ModC: MLNLQISQQLGDHQLDVSVSIPGSGITAIFGVSGAGKTSLINAIGGLTQPQRGQIQLNDRLLFDAETRVNLPPEKRRIGYVFQDARLFPHYRVRGNLQYGMAASMKPQFNALVALLGLEPLLSRFPASLSGGEKQRVAIGRALLTAPDILLMDEPLASLDLPRKRELMPYLQKLAKQVDIPILYVTHSLDEILQLADNVLVLDAGQVKAFGPLEKVWSSSAMRPWLPMAERTSVLRVQVLEQHPNYPMTALSLGDQHIWVSRVNHPLKTPLRIRIASADVSLALQPPQNTSIRNILPAKVVELLEIDDQVEVKLRIGISELWARISPWARDELGIRPDQWLYAQIKSVSITA; encoded by the coding sequence ATGCTCAATCTGCAAATTTCTCAACAGCTGGGCGATCACCAGCTCGACGTCAGCGTCAGCATCCCCGGCAGCGGTATCACGGCGATTTTCGGTGTCTCCGGTGCAGGTAAAACCTCATTAATTAATGCCATTGGCGGCCTGACTCAGCCGCAGCGCGGTCAGATTCAGCTGAACGATCGTCTGTTGTTTGATGCGGAAACGCGGGTCAATTTGCCGCCGGAAAAGCGCCGTATTGGCTATGTGTTCCAGGATGCGCGCCTGTTCCCGCACTATCGCGTGCGCGGCAACCTGCAATATGGCATGGCGGCATCAATGAAACCGCAGTTCAACGCGCTGGTAGCGCTGCTCGGTTTAGAGCCGTTGCTCAGTCGTTTTCCGGCCTCATTGTCGGGTGGAGAAAAACAGCGCGTGGCGATTGGCCGCGCATTACTGACTGCGCCAGATATTTTGCTGATGGATGAACCACTGGCATCGCTGGACTTGCCGCGCAAACGTGAGCTGATGCCCTATCTGCAAAAGCTGGCGAAGCAGGTGGATATTCCCATCCTTTACGTCACACACAGCCTTGATGAAATTTTGCAGCTGGCGGATAACGTGCTGGTGCTGGACGCGGGCCAGGTAAAGGCGTTTGGGCCACTGGAGAAAGTGTGGAGCAGCTCGGCAATGCGACCGTGGCTGCCGATGGCTGAACGCACCAGCGTACTGCGTGTGCAGGTGCTGGAGCAGCATCCGAATTACCCGATGACGGCGCTGTCGCTCGGCGATCAGCACATTTGGGTCAGCCGCGTGAATCATCCCCTGAAAACACCGCTGCGTATTCGCATCGCCTCGGCCGATGTGTCGCTGGCGCTACAGCCACCGCAAAATACGTCGATTCGCAATATCCTGCCGGCGAAGGTGGTCGAGCTGCTGGAGATTGACGATCAGGTGGAAGTGAAACTGCGTATTGGCATCAGCGAGCTGTGGGCGCGTATTTCGCCGTGGGCGCGAGATGAGCTGGGGATTCGTCCCGATCAGTGGCTGTATGCCCAGATTAAAAGCGTGTCGATTACGGCATGA
- the modB gene encoding molybdate ABC transporter permease subunit — protein MILSDPEWQAVFLSLKVSCVAVLCSLPFGIMMAWILARCRFPGKTLVDSLIHLPLVLPPVVVGYLLLIALGRRGFIGEWLYDWFGFTFAFSWRGAVLASAVMAFPLMVRAIRLALEAVDTKLEQAARTLGAGRWRVFFTITIPLTLPGIIVGTVLAFARSLGEFGATITFVSNIPGETRTIPSAMFTLIETPGAEGTAARLCAVAIALALMSLVASELLARWGRKRLGAA, from the coding sequence ATGATACTGAGCGATCCCGAATGGCAGGCTGTGTTTCTCAGCCTGAAAGTTTCCTGTGTAGCGGTGCTGTGCAGCCTGCCGTTTGGCATCATGATGGCCTGGATTCTGGCGCGCTGCCGGTTTCCAGGCAAAACCCTGGTGGATAGCCTTATTCACCTGCCGCTGGTATTACCGCCCGTGGTGGTGGGATACCTATTGCTGATCGCGCTGGGCCGACGCGGCTTTATCGGCGAATGGTTATATGACTGGTTCGGCTTCACCTTTGCCTTTAGCTGGCGCGGTGCGGTGTTGGCATCCGCGGTGATGGCCTTTCCGCTGATGGTGCGGGCTATTCGCCTCGCACTTGAAGCGGTCGATACCAAACTGGAGCAGGCGGCGCGTACGCTTGGCGCCGGACGCTGGCGTGTGTTCTTCACCATCACCATTCCGCTCACTTTGCCGGGCATTATTGTCGGGACAGTACTGGCCTTTGCCCGTTCGCTGGGCGAATTTGGCGCGACCATCACTTTTGTTTCCAACATTCCCGGCGAAACGCGCACCATTCCGTCGGCGATGTTTACTTTGATTGAAACGCCCGGTGCGGAAGGCACGGCTGCCCGCCTGTGTGCTGTGGCGATTGCGTTGGCGTTGATGTCGCTGGTGGCATCCGAACTGCTGGCGCGCTGGGGCCGCAAACGGCTGGGAGCCGCATAA
- the modA gene encoding molybdate ABC transporter substrate-binding protein — protein sequence MQKNHYCWAAATVLSVTLAGQAVAAEKITVFAAASLTNALQEIATQYQKKTGVEVVSSFASSSVLARQIDQGAPADLFISADQQWMDDVVGKNSVVTRTRYTLLGNDLVLIAPKSDAAKTVTINNQTDWKSLLKGERLAVGDPDHVPAGIYAKEALQKLGAWDALSPQLAPANNVRAALALVERNETPYGIVYGSDAVASEKVQVVGRFPEDSHKPVEYPMAIVKDHQNATVEAFYNYLQGPDAAAVFKQYGFTPKK from the coding sequence ATGCAAAAAAATCATTACTGCTGGGCAGCTGCAACAGTTTTAAGTGTGACCCTGGCCGGTCAGGCTGTGGCCGCGGAGAAGATCACCGTGTTCGCCGCCGCGTCATTGACTAATGCGCTGCAGGAGATCGCCACGCAATACCAGAAGAAAACCGGCGTTGAAGTGGTCTCTTCTTTTGCCTCTTCATCGGTGCTGGCGCGCCAGATTGATCAGGGGGCACCTGCCGATCTGTTCATCTCAGCCGATCAGCAGTGGATGGACGATGTCGTCGGTAAAAACAGCGTAGTAACCCGCACGCGCTACACGCTGCTCGGCAATGATTTAGTACTGATTGCACCCAAAAGTGACGCAGCGAAAACGGTTACCATCAATAACCAAACCGATTGGAAGAGTTTGCTAAAAGGCGAGCGGCTGGCGGTGGGCGATCCGGATCACGTACCAGCCGGAATTTATGCCAAAGAAGCATTACAGAAACTGGGCGCGTGGGACGCTTTATCCCCGCAGCTGGCGCCAGCGAATAATGTGCGCGCTGCGCTAGCACTGGTTGAACGTAACGAAACGCCTTACGGCATCGTTTATGGATCGGATGCCGTTGCCAGCGAAAAAGTGCAGGTAGTGGGACGTTTCCCGGAAGATAGCCACAAACCTGTGGAATATCCGATGGCGATTGTCAAAGATCATCAGAACGCAACGGTAGAAGCCTTCTACAACTATTTGCAGGGGCCGGATGCCGCTGCAGTGTTTAAACAGTATGGATTTACGCCGAAGAAATGA
- a CDS encoding AcrZ family multidrug efflux pump-associated protein — protein sequence MLELLKSLAVAIIMVPIVMAIMLGLIYGLGEVFNVISKFGRREDRPANSSQH from the coding sequence ATGCTGGAACTGCTAAAAAGCCTGGCCGTGGCTATCATCATGGTGCCGATTGTGATGGCGATTATGCTCGGTCTGATTTATGGCCTGGGTGAAGTTTTTAACGTCATCTCTAAATTTGGCCGCCGCGAAGACCGCCCTGCCAATAGCTCACAACACTAA
- the modE gene encoding molybdenum-dependent transcriptional regulator, with protein sequence MQAELSLHIRLQQKLFADPRRIELLKRVQQTGTISQGAKLAGISYKSAWDAINEMNQMADQILVERATGGKGGGGAQLTQYGERLIQLFLLMEQIQQKAFDVLQNDSMPLDSLLAAIARFSLQTSARNQLFATVLASDHQHVQQHIDVLLADGVTRLQVAITERSAERLQLDSGKEVLVLIKAPWIHVSSAPGHSGNQLAAHISAIEPGELVSEVLMALPSGETLCATVTNDEVKQQNLQVGASVTASFNAEHAIIATLL encoded by the coding sequence ATGCAGGCAGAACTTTCTCTTCATATTCGTCTTCAGCAGAAGCTGTTTGCCGATCCGCGCCGTATTGAGCTGCTGAAACGCGTGCAGCAAACCGGCACCATTAGCCAGGGCGCGAAGCTGGCGGGCATCAGCTACAAAAGTGCCTGGGACGCGATTAACGAAATGAACCAGATGGCCGATCAAATCTTAGTTGAGCGCGCTACCGGTGGCAAAGGCGGCGGCGGCGCGCAGCTAACGCAGTATGGCGAGCGTCTGATTCAGCTGTTCCTGCTGATGGAGCAGATTCAGCAGAAGGCATTCGATGTGTTGCAAAACGACAGCATGCCGCTCGACAGTCTGCTGGCGGCGATTGCGCGTTTCTCGCTGCAAACCAGCGCGCGTAACCAGCTGTTTGCTACAGTGCTGGCCAGCGATCACCAGCATGTACAACAGCATATTGATGTGCTGCTCGCCGACGGCGTTACGCGTTTACAGGTGGCCATCACCGAACGCAGCGCCGAGCGGCTGCAACTCGATAGCGGCAAAGAGGTATTGGTGTTGATTAAAGCGCCGTGGATTCACGTCAGCAGCGCGCCAGGCCACAGCGGCAACCAGCTGGCGGCACACATTAGCGCCATTGAGCCTGGCGAGCTGGTTAGCGAAGTGCTAATGGCGCTGCCGAGCGGAGAGACGCTATGCGCCACCGTCACCAACGACGAGGTTAAACAGCAGAATCTACAGGTTGGCGCCAGTGTGACCGCCAGTTTTAATGCCGAACACGCCATCATCGCCACACTGCTCTGA
- the modF gene encoding molybdate ABC transporter ATP-binding protein ModF, whose translation MASLQISQGIFHLSDSRALSLHDLTLNSGESWAFVGANGSGKSSLARALSGELLPGKGSVRQDFQRRARLSLEQLQKLVSDEWERNNTDLLSDGEDDTGRTAAQIIQDEVKDDARCQTLAQQFGISYLLDRRFKYLSTGETRKTLLCQALMARPDLLILDEPFDGLDVASRASLAHTLNDLHQNGYTVVLVLNRFDDIPAFVENVGVLAECTLTHVGERRAILAEALVAQLAHSETLSGMALPEADQPDQLPQLAEDAPRVILRNGVVSYNDKAVIDGLTWQVNPGEHWQIVGPNGAGKSTLLSLVTGDHPQGYSNDLTLFGIRRGSGETIWDIKQHIGYVSSSLHLDYRVSCNVRTVVLSGFFDSIGLYQAVSDRQKALARQWLALLGMDNQLADAPFHSLSWGQQRLVLIARALVKHPTLLILDEPLQGLDPINRQLVRRFVDVLIGEGRTQLLFVSHHAEDAPQCITHRLSFVAQEQGYGFLQEALR comes from the coding sequence ATGGCTTCATTGCAAATTTCGCAAGGCATATTTCACCTTAGCGACTCCCGAGCACTGTCCCTTCACGATTTAACCCTCAACAGCGGCGAAAGCTGGGCCTTCGTCGGCGCGAATGGCAGCGGTAAATCGTCGCTGGCGCGCGCCCTCTCCGGCGAGTTATTGCCGGGTAAAGGCAGCGTGCGGCAGGATTTCCAACGCCGTGCACGTCTTTCACTCGAGCAGCTGCAGAAGCTGGTGAGCGATGAGTGGGAACGCAATAACACCGACCTGCTAAGTGATGGCGAAGACGATACCGGTCGCACGGCTGCGCAGATCATCCAGGACGAAGTTAAAGATGACGCGCGCTGTCAGACGCTGGCGCAGCAATTTGGTATCAGCTATTTGCTGGATCGCCGCTTTAAATATCTCTCCACCGGTGAAACGCGCAAAACGCTGCTGTGTCAGGCGCTGATGGCGCGGCCGGATCTGCTGATCCTCGATGAACCTTTTGATGGGCTGGATGTGGCATCACGCGCCAGCCTGGCACACACTCTCAACGATCTGCATCAAAACGGTTACACCGTGGTGCTGGTGCTGAATCGCTTTGACGATATTCCTGCCTTCGTTGAGAACGTAGGCGTACTGGCAGAGTGCACACTGACGCACGTCGGTGAACGTCGTGCAATATTGGCAGAAGCGCTGGTGGCACAGCTGGCGCACAGCGAGACGCTTTCCGGCATGGCGCTGCCGGAAGCGGATCAGCCCGATCAACTGCCGCAGCTGGCCGAAGATGCGCCGCGCGTGATACTGCGTAACGGCGTGGTGTCGTACAACGATAAAGCGGTAATTGATGGTTTAACCTGGCAGGTGAATCCCGGTGAACACTGGCAGATTGTTGGGCCGAACGGCGCAGGAAAATCGACCCTGCTCAGTTTGGTCACCGGCGATCATCCACAGGGATACAGCAACGATTTAACACTATTCGGTATCCGACGCGGTAGCGGCGAAACCATCTGGGATATCAAGCAGCATATCGGCTACGTTAGTAGCAGCTTGCACCTTGATTATCGCGTCAGCTGCAATGTGCGCACGGTGGTGCTTTCCGGTTTCTTCGATTCCATTGGCCTGTATCAAGCGGTGTCCGATCGGCAAAAAGCCCTGGCGCGGCAGTGGCTGGCGCTGCTCGGCATGGATAATCAGCTGGCCGACGCGCCATTTCACAGTTTGTCGTGGGGACAACAGCGGCTGGTGCTGATTGCGCGTGCGCTGGTCAAACATCCCACGCTGCTGATCCTCGATGAACCACTGCAAGGACTTGATCCGATTAACCGCCAGCTGGTGCGTCGCTTTGTCGATGTGCTGATTGGTGAAGGCCGTACGCAGCTGCTGTTTGTGTCCCATCACGCCGAAGATGCTCCGCAGTGCATCACGCATCGTTTAAGTTTTGTCGCGCAAGAACAGGGTTACGGTTTCCTGCAGGAAGCACTGCGGTAA
- the galT gene encoding galactose-1-phosphate uridylyltransferase: MEKFNPVDHPHRRYNPLIDQWVLVSPHRAKRPWQGAQETPALEQLPAHDPDCFLCAGNTRITGDKNPNYKSTYVFTNDFAALMTNTPDAPQSEDVLMRCESARGTSRVICFSPDHSKTLPELPLSGLEDIVRTWQEQTADLGQHYPWVQVFENKGAAMGCSNPHPHGQIWANSFLPNEAQKEDNNQRRYFDEKGSPLLVDYAARELKDGSRTVVETEHWLAVVPWWAAWPFETLLLPKAHVKRITDLTEPQRTDLALALKQLTSRYDNLFQCSFPYSMGWHGAPFNGEANDHWQLHAHFYPPLLRSATVRKFMVGYEMLAETQRDLTAEQAAERLRSVSDVHFREAQ, encoded by the coding sequence ATGGAAAAATTTAACCCGGTTGATCATCCGCATCGCCGCTATAACCCATTGATCGACCAATGGGTGCTGGTTTCGCCGCATCGCGCTAAGCGTCCGTGGCAGGGCGCGCAGGAAACGCCGGCGCTGGAACAGCTGCCCGCTCACGATCCTGATTGTTTCCTGTGTGCTGGAAACACCCGCATTACCGGCGACAAAAATCCCAACTACAAAAGCACCTATGTCTTTACCAACGACTTTGCTGCGCTGATGACCAATACGCCCGACGCGCCGCAGAGCGAAGATGTGTTGATGCGCTGCGAAAGCGCGCGCGGCACCAGTCGCGTAATCTGCTTCTCGCCGGACCACAGCAAAACGCTACCTGAGCTGCCGCTGAGCGGCCTGGAAGACATTGTGCGTACCTGGCAGGAACAGACCGCCGACCTCGGACAGCATTACCCTTGGGTTCAGGTGTTCGAAAACAAAGGTGCGGCGATGGGCTGCTCTAATCCCCATCCGCACGGCCAGATTTGGGCCAACAGTTTCTTACCTAATGAAGCGCAAAAAGAAGACAACAATCAGCGCCGTTATTTTGATGAGAAAGGTTCGCCGCTGCTGGTTGATTACGCGGCGCGCGAACTGAAAGATGGCAGCCGCACGGTGGTGGAAACCGAGCACTGGCTGGCGGTTGTGCCCTGGTGGGCCGCCTGGCCGTTTGAAACGCTGCTGCTGCCAAAAGCCCATGTGAAGCGCATTACCGATTTAACGGAACCGCAGCGCACCGATCTGGCGCTGGCGCTCAAGCAGCTGACCAGCCGCTACGATAACCTGTTCCAGTGCTCATTCCCCTATTCGATGGGTTGGCACGGTGCGCCGTTTAACGGTGAAGCCAACGATCACTGGCAGCTGCATGCCCATTTCTATCCACCGCTGCTGCGTTCAGCCACGGTGCGCAAATTTATGGTTGGCTATGAAATGCTGGCCGAAACCCAACGTGATTTAACGGCGGAACAGGCAGCTGAACGTCTGCGTTCTGTCAGCGATGTCCATTTCCGCGAGGCGCAATAA